The proteins below are encoded in one region of Fibrella aestuarina BUZ 2:
- a CDS encoding aldo/keto reductase, producing MNTINRVALGSQGLTVPIEGLGCMGMTAGINGMSVYGTADETESVATIHRALELGINLLDTADLYGPMINERLVGKAIAGKRDGVILATKFGFEVDDNETYTGRLNGHPDYIRKSIERSLTNLNTDYVDLYYLHRLDPNVPIEDSVGAMSRLVEEGKVRFLGLSEVSPEILRRGHAVHPITALQTEYSLFDRGVEEDGVLAATRELGIGFVGYSPLGRGFLSGEIKTPDDFEPNDSRRFFPRYQGENFYKNLALVDTLNELAIAKGVTAAQLALAWVLAQGVVAIPGTKRRTYLEANVAAASLVLSPDELAQLDASMPVGSAVGAAYPVLF from the coding sequence ATGAACACAATCAATCGAGTAGCCCTGGGAAGCCAGGGACTGACCGTACCCATCGAAGGACTGGGCTGCATGGGCATGACTGCCGGGATCAACGGCATGTCGGTATATGGTACTGCCGACGAAACAGAGAGCGTCGCCACGATTCACCGGGCGCTGGAACTGGGCATCAACCTGCTGGACACGGCCGACCTGTATGGCCCGATGATCAATGAACGCTTGGTCGGGAAGGCCATCGCCGGCAAACGCGACGGTGTCATTCTGGCCACCAAATTCGGCTTCGAGGTCGATGACAACGAAACCTACACCGGCCGGCTGAACGGCCACCCGGACTACATCCGCAAGTCGATCGAGCGGTCGCTGACGAACCTCAACACCGACTACGTCGACCTGTATTACCTGCACCGGCTCGACCCGAACGTACCCATCGAAGACAGCGTGGGGGCCATGAGCCGGTTGGTCGAGGAAGGGAAAGTACGGTTTTTGGGCCTGTCGGAAGTATCGCCCGAGATCCTGCGCCGGGGGCATGCCGTCCACCCCATTACGGCCCTGCAAACCGAATACTCGCTGTTCGACCGGGGCGTTGAGGAGGATGGCGTACTGGCCGCTACGCGTGAACTGGGCATCGGCTTCGTGGGTTATTCTCCGTTGGGACGCGGCTTTTTGTCGGGCGAGATCAAAACGCCCGATGATTTCGAGCCGAATGATTCACGCCGGTTCTTTCCGCGGTATCAGGGGGAAAATTTCTACAAGAACCTGGCGCTGGTGGATACGCTCAACGAACTGGCCATCGCCAAAGGCGTAACGGCGGCGCAACTGGCGCTGGCCTGGGTGCTGGCGCAGGGCGTGGTCGCCATTCCCGGCACTAAACGCCGAACGTACCTGGAAGCCAATGTCGCCGCCGCCAGCCTGGTGCTGAGTCCCGACGAACTGGCCCAACTGGACGCCAGTATGCCCGTTGGCAGCGCCGTTGGGGCAGCGTATCCGGTGCTCTTTTAA
- a CDS encoding M28 family metallopeptidase: MTPKSRLFLVLCAGLIRSVSAQVTPIAIPAEAQQAAKGVRPEAVEAHMRYLADDKLAGRKPGTPGFELAAQYVEKQFQTLGFKPAGQRGTYRQAVPLRKAQVREEGSSMVLTQNGLTYPLTYGRNFVLSPNFGEATSEVSAEVVFVGFGVSAPELGYDDYANIDVKGKIVACFNGAPASFPSNQRAYSGSAKQEVAAARGAVGIITFSLPTDMRARIESNAPRNRQATYRWTDAQGRAQRTYPQLRVVASLGDSTCRALFANAPRSFADARVAANQSKPQAFPLNVSVQARTQTDLADGLVGENIVGLLPGTDPKLKDEYVVYVSHLDHLGITRPIKGDSINNGAHDNASGVAINLEAARLFSTLPQKPRRSILFVALTGEEMGLLGSDYFASNPTVPKQQIVANLCLDMPFFFHPLLDIVPYGSEHSSMKGAVEAAASFVGVQIAKDPIPEQSVFMRSDHFSFVRQGIPAIYVKSGSTTGDSRDGTKLNLDWRASTYHTPQDDMNQPFDWSAAARHVQLQFLIGYLTAQANERPVWNKGDFFGTKFGGNNPIR; encoded by the coding sequence ATGACACCGAAATCGCGTCTTTTTCTCGTGCTCTGCGCCGGACTGATCCGGTCCGTTTCCGCTCAGGTTACCCCCATCGCCATTCCCGCCGAAGCCCAACAGGCAGCCAAAGGAGTCCGGCCTGAAGCCGTTGAAGCCCACATGCGCTACCTGGCCGACGACAAACTGGCAGGCCGCAAACCCGGTACGCCCGGCTTTGAACTGGCGGCGCAATACGTTGAAAAGCAGTTCCAAACGCTGGGATTCAAGCCGGCCGGGCAGCGCGGTACGTACCGGCAGGCGGTGCCCTTGCGGAAAGCGCAGGTGCGGGAGGAGGGAAGCTCGATGGTGCTGACTCAGAACGGCCTGACGTACCCACTGACCTACGGCCGCAACTTCGTGCTAAGCCCTAACTTCGGCGAGGCCACCAGCGAGGTGTCTGCCGAGGTCGTGTTTGTCGGTTTTGGCGTGTCGGCGCCCGAACTGGGCTACGATGATTACGCCAACATCGACGTGAAAGGGAAGATCGTAGCCTGTTTCAACGGCGCGCCGGCTTCGTTCCCGTCCAACCAGCGGGCCTATTCCGGGTCGGCCAAGCAGGAAGTCGCCGCCGCGCGCGGGGCCGTGGGCATCATCACCTTCAGCCTGCCCACCGACATGCGCGCCCGGATCGAGTCGAATGCGCCCCGCAACCGGCAGGCCACCTACCGCTGGACCGACGCGCAGGGCCGCGCGCAACGTACTTACCCGCAGCTTCGGGTGGTGGCCTCGCTCGGCGACTCTACCTGCCGGGCGCTGTTTGCCAACGCGCCCCGCTCGTTTGCCGACGCCCGCGTCGCTGCCAACCAAAGCAAGCCGCAGGCCTTTCCGCTCAACGTATCCGTGCAGGCACGTACCCAGACCGACCTGGCCGATGGGCTGGTGGGCGAAAACATCGTGGGGCTGCTGCCCGGCACCGACCCCAAGCTGAAAGACGAATACGTCGTCTACGTGTCGCACCTCGACCACCTCGGCATTACCCGTCCTATCAAGGGAGATTCGATCAACAACGGCGCGCATGACAACGCGTCGGGCGTGGCTATCAACCTCGAAGCCGCCCGCCTCTTCTCAACGCTGCCCCAGAAACCCCGCCGATCGATCCTGTTTGTGGCGCTGACGGGCGAAGAAATGGGCCTGCTGGGCTCCGATTACTTCGCCAGCAACCCCACCGTGCCGAAACAGCAGATCGTGGCAAACCTTTGCCTCGACATGCCGTTCTTCTTCCACCCGTTGCTCGACATCGTACCCTACGGCTCTGAGCACTCGAGTATGAAAGGAGCCGTAGAAGCCGCTGCCAGCTTTGTGGGCGTGCAGATCGCCAAAGACCCCATTCCCGAGCAATCGGTGTTCATGCGGTCCGATCATTTCAGCTTCGTGCGGCAGGGCATTCCGGCCATTTATGTCAAGAGCGGCTCTACCACCGGCGACTCGCGCGACGGGACCAAACTGAACCTCGACTGGCGGGCGAGCACCTACCACACGCCCCAGGACGACATGAATCAGCCGTTTGACTGGAGCGCCGCCGCCCGGCATGTGCAGCTTCAGTTCCTGATTGGCTACCTGACGGCTCAGGCCAATGAGCGGCCCGTCTGGAATAAAGGCGATTTCTTTGGTACAAAATTTGGTGGAAATAATCCAATTCGATAA
- a CDS encoding site-specific integrase produces the protein MARTTEHKEGKASVKVIYRTVKLLSDGSHPFWVRIIKDRKTKYIATGISLNSKYWNDKHTNFREAIRKSYPEPYREDLIRQLTDWEDKYKASATELVNADEVGYTAKDVAEQVAQKRATVRKVSLLAYIDEVCLAMKRAGQHGNADIYKELKAIVARFLKEEYSTADIAFDKVSVKFCNSLETHLRERGNSDNTIHQRFRVLRAIVNKAIAEEVTKPEHYPFARNAAEKHKFQLGKFNTKTSKRAISRDDVRKVESYQVPAIEPGLYASLRKTSEHLQLAKDVFLFSFYLGGINFVDLAALKWRNINKDISGNYRVDYVRQKTGGRFSVRLNAPTQAILDAYRPITENGSESYAFPILNNTRHTTPSQIKNRCHKVLGEVNTNLKTIAEAVGITVTLTTYVARHSFASAMKQAGIATSIISEAMGHTTEAVTQTYLTSFASETVDSAYDALL, from the coding sequence ATGGCTAGAACAACTGAGCATAAGGAAGGGAAAGCAAGCGTAAAGGTCATTTATCGCACTGTTAAACTGCTTTCTGACGGATCACACCCTTTTTGGGTTCGTATTATCAAAGACCGTAAAACGAAGTACATAGCTACGGGAATCTCTCTCAATTCAAAGTATTGGAACGATAAGCATACGAATTTCAGAGAGGCCATTCGTAAAAGCTATCCTGAGCCATATAGAGAAGATTTGATTAGGCAGTTGACCGATTGGGAGGATAAGTATAAAGCCTCTGCTACAGAGCTTGTCAACGCTGATGAGGTTGGATATACGGCAAAAGATGTAGCTGAACAGGTAGCACAGAAAAGGGCAACGGTTCGTAAAGTGTCTTTACTTGCTTACATAGATGAGGTTTGCTTAGCTATGAAGAGAGCCGGTCAACATGGGAACGCAGATATTTACAAAGAGTTAAAAGCCATTGTAGCCCGCTTTCTTAAGGAGGAGTACAGCACCGCAGATATTGCATTTGATAAGGTCAGCGTGAAGTTTTGCAATAGCCTTGAAACGCATCTACGCGAACGGGGCAACTCTGATAATACAATTCATCAGCGGTTTAGGGTTTTACGTGCTATTGTAAACAAGGCAATCGCTGAAGAGGTAACTAAGCCTGAGCATTACCCCTTTGCGCGTAATGCCGCTGAAAAGCATAAGTTTCAACTAGGCAAGTTCAATACCAAGACAAGTAAGCGGGCAATTAGCCGTGACGACGTTCGTAAGGTTGAATCTTACCAAGTACCTGCCATCGAACCGGGCTTGTACGCTAGTTTACGAAAAACATCAGAGCATTTACAACTTGCCAAAGACGTTTTTCTTTTTTCGTTCTATCTTGGTGGTATCAACTTTGTTGATCTTGCCGCGCTAAAGTGGCGAAACATCAACAAGGACATTTCGGGCAATTACCGGGTTGATTACGTGCGACAAAAAACAGGTGGGCGTTTCAGTGTGCGTCTGAACGCCCCTACGCAAGCAATTCTTGACGCTTACCGTCCTATTACAGAGAATGGCTCTGAAAGCTATGCCTTTCCTATTCTTAACAACACCCGACACACCACGCCAAGCCAAATCAAGAACCGATGCCATAAGGTTCTAGGAGAGGTAAATACAAACCTAAAGACGATTGCTGAAGCTGTTGGAATTACGGTTACGCTAACAACTTACGTAGCGCGCCACTCTTTTGCATCAGCAATGAAACAAGCCGGTATTGCTACGTCAATTATCAGCGAAGCAATGGGACATACGACTGAAGCTGTTACGCAAACCTATCTAACCAGTTTTGCCAGTGAAACAGTAGATTCAGCTTACGATGCGCTGCTTTAA
- a CDS encoding helix-turn-helix domain-containing protein codes for MKRTANEFQLLNTVTEYTRFYDLPAPAHPLLALIDMDVVRNKPCPPTPVVQQIYTVSLKRNLKGGSLQYGHRSYDFNEGVMSFLAPGQGCWAASTLDLSEVSGWMLIFHPDLIRKYPLAKKIASYGFFSYQVNEALHLSTQEELLLNNLLAGIRAEYSQPIDAFSQDMLVSQLDVLLTYANRFYHRQFLTRRVAEHDLITRFETLLTSYFALDGDHPLPTVQYFADQLNVSPAYLSDMLRSQTGQNTQQHIHQALMDKAKQLILGTSLTINEVAFQLGFEYPHYFSRLFKQKAGMTPVEYRLSAQ; via the coding sequence ATGAAACGCACCGCCAACGAATTCCAACTCCTGAACACGGTTACGGAATACACTCGCTTCTACGACCTGCCCGCGCCCGCGCACCCGCTGTTGGCGCTGATTGACATGGACGTAGTGCGCAACAAACCCTGCCCGCCCACGCCGGTGGTGCAACAGATCTACACGGTGTCGTTGAAGCGGAACCTCAAGGGCGGGTCGCTGCAATATGGCCATCGCTCCTACGATTTCAACGAGGGCGTTATGTCGTTTCTGGCACCTGGTCAGGGTTGCTGGGCTGCCAGCACGCTCGATCTGTCGGAGGTCAGCGGCTGGATGCTGATTTTTCACCCCGACCTGATTCGTAAATACCCGTTAGCCAAAAAAATAGCCAGCTACGGCTTTTTCTCGTACCAGGTCAACGAGGCGTTGCACTTATCGACGCAGGAAGAATTGCTGCTCAACAACCTGTTGGCGGGCATCCGGGCCGAATACAGCCAGCCCATCGATGCCTTCAGCCAGGATATGCTGGTGTCGCAGCTCGACGTGCTGCTGACCTACGCCAACCGCTTTTACCACCGGCAATTCCTGACCCGCCGCGTCGCCGAGCATGATCTGATCACTCGCTTCGAAACCCTGCTGACTAGCTATTTTGCGTTGGATGGCGACCACCCGCTGCCGACGGTGCAGTATTTCGCCGACCAGTTGAACGTATCGCCGGCCTACCTGAGCGACATGCTCCGGTCGCAGACGGGGCAGAACACGCAGCAGCACATCCATCAGGCGCTGATGGATAAAGCCAAACAACTGATCCTGGGTACGTCCCTGACGATCAACGAGGTAGCCTTTCAGCTGGGCTTTGAATACCCACACTATTTCAGCCGGTTGTTTAAACAGAAAGCCGGTATGACCCCAGTGGAATACCGATTGTCGGCCCAGTGA